The Choloepus didactylus isolate mChoDid1 chromosome 13, mChoDid1.pri, whole genome shotgun sequence genome contains a region encoding:
- the TICAM2 gene encoding TIR domain-containing adapter molecule 2, which translates to MGVGKSKIDPCPLSPSWGKNHSVNASQRHHKSDSKKSEEISLHDQAKHNNTTEEPAGKQEGHEGMEEMPEEEAEDEVFLKFVILHAEDDINEALRVQDLLQNDFGVKPGIIFAEMPCGRQHLQNLDDAVNGSAWTILLLTENFLRDTWCKFQFYTSLMNSVNRQHKYNSVIPLRPRNNPLPRERTPFALRTINALEEGSRGFPTQVERIFQESVYKTQQTIWRETRNMVQRQFIG; encoded by the coding sequence ATGGGTGTTGGGAAATCTAAAATAGATCCATGCCCTCTTTCCCCCTCTTGGGGTAAAAACCACAGTGTGAATGCAAGTCAAAGACATCATAAGTCAGATTCCAAGAAATCTGAAGAAATTTCCCTGCATGATCAAGCCAAGCATAACAATACAACGGAGGAGCCAGCAGGAAAGCAGGAGGGACATGAAGGAATGGAAGAGATGCCTGAGGAGGAAGCAGAAGACGAGGTGTTTCTCAAATTTGTGATATTGCATGCAGAAGATGACATAAATGAAGCCCTCAGGGTTCAGGATCTGCTACAAAATGACTTTGGTGTCAAACCTGGGATAATCTTTGCTGAGATGCCCTGTGGTAGACAGCATTTACAAAATCTAGATGATGCTGTAAATGGGTCTGCGTGGACAATCTTATTATTGACTGAAAACTTTTTAAGAGATACCTGGTGTAAGTTCCAGTTCTATACGTCCCTAATGAACTCTGTTAACAGGCAGCACAAGTACAACTCGGTTATACCCTTGCGGCCGCGGAACAATCCCCTTCCCCGAGAGAGGACTCCCTTTGCGCTACGAACCATCAATGCCCTGGAGGAAGGAAGTCGTGGCTTTCCTACCCAAGTAGAAAGAATTTTTCAGGAGTCTGTGTATAAGACACAACAAACTATATGGAGAGAGACAAGAAATATGGTGCAAAGGCAATTTATTGGCTAA